atgtatgtacatttattacgTTATACGAGTTTgatgaaaaaaatgacaaaaccATAAAGAATGATACGTCGAACTATTTATCAAGGGTGAAGAGATTCAAAATCTCTTCTTCAGTGAGAAACAGTGTATTTATTGCGATACCGATGTTATAATTGATTAGAAATTGCAGCCTCCTTTGTTACCCTTtgtgtttcaattttattcgtATAATACATGGGTGCTGCTACTCTAACGATAAAACTAATTCActtaattacatttattttcaaataaactaACACTTTGAAACAATTCTCTATTTTGAATTGTCTGATTCCTTATGTTTTAtgttaaaattttttgaaatactGAAACGAACATATTCCTTTCGAAATGTTTAGcaagaaatatttgataaataaagaagtaaaatttatttatttcgtgTATAATTATAGCAATTATAATTCCTTTAATAAAGACTGATACTggatattattatataaaatatctaataaaattcgtttacaatattttgaaaatatgtaaCTTAACTTTGTTAGTATTAAGTTACAAATTcgcaaaattatataaatcatAGATAAAGATATCACAGTATCAATTGTATTATCAATATTTCGCacagtaaagaaaaaaatagttaAAGCCTGTAAGTAGGCAACCAAGCAGATGCACAGGTATAAAGGTATAATACTTGTTCATACAGCACCGAGCATGGTAAGCtttcctagggaaaatggcgacgTCTCCTGCATTCCCACCTCTCCTCGTAGGCGATCCGGCGAAGAATGAACATGGAGGGGAGACGCAGCGATGCCTGCGCAGAGTGGGATTTCTGGCGCATGCGCATTAGAAAGCTCTAGGGGCGCCTGAATGACGGTGTACACACCTACATTtctaaaatatgtatatattgaacattattaataaaagttATATCTACAGAAAATGAAGTGtatttatacatacatataccaTTTGAACCATATACAAAATGGATCTCCTCATAAGCAGACTTCTGATTTGTTTATGAACATATGTAAATAcataaacattttaaatacTACAATGttaatatacttattaaattaattatataattatttataacagaGAAATGATACGGAAATATCACTATGTTACGTATAGCACATATTATACTTCTGTTTTCCtttgttttattttgaaaaattcatagtTTCAATGCGATCTTTGTTCCTGACAGTTAGGTGATTacctaaaaaataaaattcaagcTGTTTCGTCGTTATTCCCACTAAGTATACGCGCGCTATGATAACCGCGTTTTGTAGCATATCCTCCTGACTGTTGTGTTTCGTACATTTTTCGATTTTCTAAATAACGTCGATAGTTATTTTCacgttttcttctttgttcTTCCGCTTGTTGCCTCAGTTTTTCCGGGTTCATATGTGTTGTTACCATGTGCCTTGTTAATGAACTCATGAATTTATACGTGATACCGCACACGTCGCAAGAGAGTATTTCCTCGTTTGCCCCttgctgaaataaaaagataaaagatCATCCCATTAACATGAAGTTGTTATGTCAAGTAAGAACATTAAAGTAACATACAAACTTGTCACTTAATTGTTCTTAGTTTATGAAGTACAAATTGCAGAAAATATGAGAAACGGCAATAAGTATatgcaacatttttttttctcttacaAGACCCGGACAATTTAAACAACTAAGATCGTATTGATCATACGTACTTGTTGATGTACCATCATATGTCTCTGCAAATTGTTCAATCTGTTGAACTCTCGACCACAAACCTCACAGTCAAATTTCTTATCAGGATCATGATACTTTTTATGTAGATTGAGATCAGTTGCATGTAAGAATGACTTATGACATACATCGCAAGTGTGGGTCCGCTGATCACCAGCCAAATGTGACTGCTCGTGTTTCACCAAACTAGCTTTTTCGACGAACCGACGACCACAGTAAATGCACGGAAGAGGTCGGGATTGCGAGTTATGAAGGGTTAAGTGACGACGTAGAGCAGTGGACGTTGGAAAGTTTTTGTGACACTCGAGGCACTGAAATGGTCGGTCACCAGTATGAGTTTTTCTGTGACGAGCTAGAGAATTTTGATCTGGATACCTAAAACAAATACACAGGGACCAATTATTAGATGTAGAAATTACTTCGATGCCTTTCTTATTTAACCAAAGATTCATTTAAGAATACCTTTTAGGACATAAATCACAAGGGAAATTTCTGGTTGTAATATCTTCTTCACGGGCATGTTTTAGTCTGTTATGTCGAAGTAACTGGAAAGATGTTTTAaaacttttattacaaatatcaCATTTCAAGTTATCTGTTGTTGGTATAATGACTTGGGTTCTTTTTTGTCCGTGTTCATCTTCAGATATTATCAAGGAGATGGTCACTGTGTTATCTTCATTGTCAATATCAGCAGCTGACAGTACTGAATTCTAAGGCATAGAAAAAATGACGgagtaaaaaaaattgatcgtgataaactttcttttttgaaCGATTGAAAATACCTGtttattattatgaaatttgaGTTCATTATCTGGCACGGAAAATGATTCCTCTTCAACCTGTCTGATATTCTGCTCAGATTTCATTTGTGATTCCCTAGCATCATGATCATCGTTACTCTCTGCGATAGCATAATGTCCGTCTTCGGTTAAATATACTGGTTGTAAAGCTCCGCTATCatctttgaaatataattgacCATCTTCATCCTcgtgtaaaaatatttgatccTAAAACACAAAGtagatgaaaatttatattatgtaGTAAATTAACGACTTagtttaaatatttgttagAGGTACCtgagaattttcattttcattttcattttcattttcattttcgttttcattttcgttttcattttcattttcattttcattttcattttcattttcattttcgttttcattttcattttctttttcttgattttGATTGCTGTCAGAATTACCTGCTTCCCACACCTgttcttcattttctattgTTGCAGCATCATAAGAGTACTGCTCATTCTCATCTACAGCCTGTGCTACGTATAatgtttctatattttctcCTTCATAGTAAATTGTTCCTCCAACTGGTATAGAACTTTCGTCGAGTTGCTCCATCTAAAAATGAGAACTTGAATTTTTGCAGACAGTAACAATGATTATTAAGATAATTGAACTGTACAAACCTTAATGTATTGAGCATCCGAAAGTTTATCTGTTTGCAATGTCTTCACAGAACTATGCTTTTTAGTGCCAAGAACAGtgtacaataaattattttccacattttttactatttcatGACTCGCATTATTATCaacattttcaatattattcaTGTTACATTTATAATCTTGATTCGATTTAGATTTTTCCGTTTTATCCAGAGATCCTATGTTATCGTTACtttctgttttatttatttgtaaaggGAAACTAATTACTTgattatttgtacattttttaTCCTCGCTTTTCTGTCTTTGTACGGATTCCGTGCAATGATTCAGTATGTCAGAATTTTGCTCAAactctccttcttcttccatATCTTCGTCTTGCCAGTCTTCGTCCACATCGTACGTTATaacttgttttttattatttttacataattgatctttcttctccttttctttctccgAGTTCGTTTTAAACCCCGAACTATTTTCATCAAAAGCATAAACTTTTATCTCAGAATCTTTATCAAACTCTTCATTTCCCAGTATTTCTATACCTTTGTCATGATCATCATCTTGTACATctgtattttcatcatcaaCCACAATGTCATCAGTTTGCATAGGTTCTTCTTTATCCTCTTCTATTTCTTCtattatttctataatttcttctatttctgtTTCCATAGAATCTTCGGTAGTTTCTGATTGCAATATAACATTTTCTTGGGTAACTGCTTGCTTCAATACTTCCATCACATCTTTgtcattattaatatctatTGTATCCAAGATTTCATGCGACAATTCCATAGTAGTTTTGTCCTATTTAATTATCGTTGtctacaatatatttaaaaaattttactttttatacTTATCATATAAATTATACTAAGTACCAgatattattactttatttcttacaatttcacaattttattcgtataaatatatatcttctatatttaattatactaCAAACTTTAAAAGGCATTACAATTATTAAGATATAGCATAATTatcatatatattttaatagcTAGAATGTACCATTATAAGGAGTATATTAACTTTATACTAAACATCATAAATTGAATTtgctataaataattttttactcattttttctttacatatacaaacaattttttcagcaatttatacataaacaagactaatataaaaatatacacatatttttattttgttaatagaaaataatgaaatacatTATAGAAAATATACCTGTTCTTAAGAAATATCTGCttttaaattgatttatgTGGACATTTAAAGTTTCCATGTTATGTATGTGTATTacgtacatatatgtatatttattatagaCACAGAATTCTTTAATATGCCACAGCAACATTAAAAGAAAGGTTTACGaattaagaatattatttgaaacatCAGAACAGGCATTAGCGTTTTATACATGACAAGAAATACGCGGTTCACCAGTCGGTACGAAAATGTCTTGCATTTATCAACGGACAGCAAAATGGCTACAAAACGGCAACGATTATCTCCTTGAAAAGGTACAACTCGCTAtatgttaaaataaagaaatattcaaTTGAGAAACGAACAAATATGTACACAGTTTTCTTCACTGTACCTGTGTTAAATAGTTGAATTGTATAAGTAGCGatggaaaaaattgtttttgcTCGGTCGATACGCGCCAATACAATATTTTCCTCTCTATACCCCAGTAAGCAAGTGACGCCACCTTAACATTGCAAATGTTGCATTGGAAAATAGGTTAGGTTCACTGCATTCGTAAATAGTCCAACCTAAACCTTTTAAGAATATATGTTTTTGATTGGTTAAAAcatatatcaaaattaatgactaaatttaacaaaaatataaaaggttTTACCTGTTTTTTACAATCTAACTTTGCTTTGACATCTATCAGCAAGCACAAGTTGGTTTTACTTTTCAGGAAGCGTCTTCGCGTTCTGAAATTAGACATATTAGATACTTGGAGAGAAACGAAAATAGTTTGTATAAGTAATAAGctttatagaaaatattaaaatatttaattgtatttcaaatttttacttCCTGCTTATATATAGTgcgatttttcaatttaacaaTTATTCATTGTTTGTATCGATTGTATCTCGATTATTTTGAGTATCGAATGAAATATCGAATAAATGTAATTGCGCGtatttcatatatatatatatatatgtatgtgtactgataaaaatgcaattatgacCGTTTCTTTGTAGTGAATTATGTTTGATAACTGTGAAAACAtgtgaatatttatttataaaacgtGTATATTCATTCAAACACATTATTCAACCGAATCAGTCTTCCTATTATAACAAAATGTGgatgtattttttgttaaccATTTTTATAACGTTCGATTTTGTAATGGCATCGCCTGGCTTTGATTTTGGGGATACTTTAGCATTAATTATTGGATTGATTATTGGAATCATTGGATTTTTCGCTTGCATGGGTGCATATGCACGGCGTCGAAATCGTTTGGAACCACTGTCATAATAGTACATAACTTAGGAATTCAACTGAGAGTAAGTATATTGTCAAGTACTTATTATTTTACTTCAGGCGTAATGATTTGATAATTTGATGTTTGTCTTAATACATAATTTCAAAAACGCAAACAGTATATGTTGATAATGATTTAAAACTTTGCAGAGTAATAATAACAAAGCttatgataatattttatcacATTAGTTGTGTAGTCATAAAGTAATTtcctatttaaaatttaataatttgactatcatagtaatttttatattttaaacagtaaattattttgttcaaaTTGTTTCATATAGTTTGTTAGTAActtgtttcatttaaattgcaGGCTATTGGATACATAAAAAGTTACAGAAGAAAATGCCTCaaatcaatttacatattttgaatattacatatttatcaaatagatttaaaatattttaataataacagtaatatttataattatgaactatatttctgatgaaaatatattaaactatttttatacattgttCCACTAATGTAATGAATATATTGCATACATTTAaataaagataataataaaatataaatatcagtttagataatcatgtattaaagATTGATTATGtgtattaaaatgaataatataaaacaatttGATGTACTTAAAAATAAACACAAAATATAAATGGTTATAAGATATAGTATATGCTGTATCATATTAAAAGATTACATATTGTTGtctatataatatattcataaattttcataaatgtaCAATGCATTAAATAACATCAGAAGCTGTATCTTGCAGTTGGTTTCTTAATTAcagaacaaaaaataatattatcttGAATATGATCATTTAAGTCATTTCAAGttacaattaaatttatatcaaCACAGTTTCAACGTGTCTCTGTCCATTATAATTTCTACACAAAAAAgcatttcaattgaaatttcatgTTAATTTGATATTGTTGAATGCTGATGCATATCTAATCAGTCTTTATAAAATCTTTATAGAGTTCCACGCAACATAGTTTACAGAAACCTTAAAGCATGTATGAACTTATACACTATTTAGTACAGGATAGCTCTTTGATAATTCTTGTctgaatattttcatattttttttttcatgttttATTACAAGCAAAGTAATTAATCACTAATACATGATATTGAAGAACTTAAGTTAATTTCTTTATAACAGTTATatgtattcttttttattttttaaactatttttGCATGCTTTAATGAGTGAGTCTAATTTCTATATAATTTTTCCAGTAATCTGtagataaatttaaaaattctgttTCCTGAGACAAGATTTTGTTTTTTGTGTTTAAACATGAAAAACAAGACATTGAATATATCATCAAAGAATTCATTAGATAATGTAATTTCATAACGTGATTAACATGTTTTTTTACAAttgcatttttaaaatttcaaaatagcGTACTTATACATACAATGTATATAAATCAACAAATTGTATGCACACATACACATGTactgtatgtatatttatgcatgtatgtataatgttcaattaaataaattaaacaattaataaattagtTCATAAAATTCTGATCCATCAATATGTACTAAGATTTGCTGTgtgaatttttcaatgtagCAAAATATCTCTTGTCTTTTTTTGTCatattttctgaaaaatatattataataccTAAGTTTGAATATACTAAGTTCAATTCCATCAAGTTAGGTGCCATATTGGTAGAAAAGAATTATGATGAATTTCATATTGTGTTTTTTCATATGAAGTAGCATAGTTTGGTATTCTTTGGTAAAACAACAAGAatgttttacaaaaattactCTGATTATACCATTGATATAATACTAGATATAGTTAAAAtcacattatatttaattggaAGGAAATAGTCGGTTGCgatattattaatgaaataaatatttcttcctATTGTCTCTTTCATTCGTTTTATCAcatattcaataaataaagCCTGCAAAACTTAAAAAGtcaatatttatcaaattatatatatatatatcattgCTGCATTAAACgcattttatttagaaaaatttaaaatatccagtttttcttttaataataaatagatATAGAAATTGCATTCTCATTGAAAGCCAATCCACCAAACGgtaaatgaataatatataCATTAAGTATTACACGTTATATGGATTCTTTGAGTATTatctaataaatttatttaaaagtaaCTATATAAGAGTAACTGCAATGTATTTCCATAAGAAATACGTACAATTATCTATTGAAATGTTTCGTTCAACAGTCACATGAATTTATTATCAGGTGGATCAACTGGACTCGAGGACTGGTGAtcatatttatttcatattatgaaaagaataaaggaACTTAATAGTATAAGTAAAATGTGCATGAAAGAACTCAGCAAAATTGAtcaaaattaatgtaattgtAATCAATATACTAATCATTGGAAGTTGTAAAAGTAattcatattaaattttaatatagtATTCATAATTGTAATACTGACAATAATAAATCCATGTCAGAAGCAGTAATAACTCGCAACATTAAAAGCGGCGTAAACTGCAATCATttgaacgaaataaagataACATTATAATCATCAGAAAACATTAGTAATATTCTTAGTCATATGAACAAGCTATTCTTAACTATATTGCAATATGCAATACATGATAGCacagataaaaatttaaaatatatatatccTGGGACATAATCTATgcattaaattatatatcttgACATCGTTAAAACAAATATCAATTTAATATGTCTATGCCATGTTACTATTGagctttcttttttctttcttaaattttcaatatttaattattggaaattaaagtactaaataataaaattcttaaaaaCGATTGTGCAAAGAAAATATACCAATTTGTATGAAACAAATTTCGACAAATCAAAcgtacaataaaaatattggaaataagatccttaaaaaaaaaaaaaaaaaaaagaaaaagatataaTAGTTGATATAATATTAGATAAGATACATGGGACTGCTAACTAGTAACACATGACttcagtttttttttaattgaagtaGGTAAAATCGCTAGAAATACATTAAAGCATAACAGTGACTAtattaatcatattttttttctttgcctGACTCCTGCAATCACATACATGCACACATAAACATACATTCTCTCTTCAAAAGTATTCAGTATACATTAACAGTTATACATATACATCGAGCAGAATGGCTTTGTATGCCATTTCATTCGTAAGACTAGCTGAGGCCTGTACTAATGTGAACTGTGCTGCTAATAAATTGAGAGCAGAGAAAGTCTTTTTCAAGAAGCATTTTCACTAACGAAGAAATATATCTACTATATAAGGTAATAAGCACAGTACATGTAAAGGCCTCTATCctcaatttcaatatcttatttcttttttttttttcctcttgtCCAGAAACATatgatttattcaaaatattctCCTTGTTCGAATCAAGTTCTTTTTGCTGCGAGGCACATATCAAACATTAGTAATCATGCTCACGCGTAGACAGCGATAATATTTTAGCAATATGGATGTTACAATATCAAATACATCCTAAATACTTTCATTTGCGCCTCCCCGCATTAACGTATCCACGAGGATCAATGTAGCAATACATGTTAGCAAAAAATTATATCAGAATAATTGTAACGAATGATCTTGTACTAGCTGATAAGAACAACAAGTTAAATAAACAACATATTACGGAAATGAATAAATCGAAATATAGACTATAATTTGCTAAATATTACGTTATTGATCGGTATGGGAAAGAGGAGCTGTTGAATTATCGTTATTCGCCTGTAAAGGTTCTGCTGGCGGTGTGCCATCGTGAGAACTTCCTATATGAGGAGTAGCCGGTGTAACTGGTTGAGACTGAGATTGAGACTGAGACTGAGACTGTGTTTGAGATTGAGTTTGAGATTGCGACTGAGATGCTCCAGGTGGAGCATATATTAGTCTATAACCAGCTGGTAAAAAGAATCCTCCATGCGGTGTACAGCTAAAAGTTTGAAAGTTTGGTAATGTTTGATTTTCATGATATTGAATATAACCTCCGCTTCCTGTTGAGCTTGATATTGGTATAGATGTGACCAACGATCCTGTCGAAGATACTGAGATATTTGTCCCATCCGATAACACAGGCGCGAATTGATACTGGGCCGAATTAATAATTGTTGGGTTATGCGTTGGATCAAGAGATTCTGCTACTTCACTTGTGTAACTACCAGACTGTTGAGAGGACACACTTTGCATAGTTTCAGAAGGCACTACTGGAATTGGAATAACATAAGCATGTGGTATTCCAGCTGTTGCCTGTTGCGGTTGTAGTTGCAATGGAGTTTGTTTCAATTTCTGCATGGCTAATCTTAACGTTTCATCTGTATCCGGATAATTACTCGGGGCTTTCTGTAATGGAGTTTGAGGCGTTGTATTAAACATTAAATAGTCTTCTGCACTTGGAAGTCTAGTTTGTCCTGTATAAAAGAGAGCCATGTTAATAGAAGagactatatatatataacagACAATGTAGAATTATGTAGAATTAACCTGATATACTAGTTGTAACGGTATGATAAAGCATAGGATGATGTTGATGATGGTGTTGATGAAGTGCACTTGCTTGCTGCTGTTGTTGAATCAATAGCTGCAACTGATGCTGTTGAAAACGTTCCAGTTCTTCTCTATGCCGCCTTTGCAGTGTTTCCAGTTCCATAGTTTGTCTACGTGAACATAAAGTtagttaattttttgaaattttatcaaattattgCAAGGATCTAAACCTACTTTTTTATAAGCAACTGATATTCTTCACTCGGTGTTAGTGTCCAAAATCTTTCGTCCTTCTCCAATTGCTGCAGGCCAATCGATGATTTAATTAagacatttttaatatcaagTTTTATATATCAAATACTTACTTCCATAATAGGGACGTTCATAGGCTGAGTCATTTGTGTGGGCGGAAGAGAACCCTCGCGACTATGGATTACCTGTACCGGTGCAcctataattaaaaagtattcgGTTTTAAACGTATGGAATGTATAGTTGCGCTTGAAATATATTTCCCCTATTTTGAACTAtctaaattatatttcttaccCTGTGTGTCATCTGTATGATAAATCTTTAGATCTTCCAATTGATTTTTAGGTATCTCGGTATGCTGTGGTTGTTGATT
The genomic region above belongs to Osmia bicornis bicornis chromosome 9, iOsmBic2.1, whole genome shotgun sequence and contains:
- the LOC114873077 gene encoding zinc finger protein 480-like → MELSHEILDTIDINNDKDVMEVLKQAVTQENVILQSETTEDSMETEIEEIIEIIEEIEEDKEEPMQTDDIVVDDENTDVQDDDHDKGIEILGNEEFDKDSEIKVYAFDENSSGFKTNSEKEKEKKDQLCKNNKKQVITYDVDEDWQDEDMEEEGEFEQNSDILNHCTESVQRQKSEDKKCTNNQVISFPLQINKTESNDNIGSLDKTEKSKSNQDYKCNMNNIENVDNNASHEIVKNVENNLLYTVLGTKKHSSVKTLQTDKLSDAQYIKMEQLDESSIPVGGTIYYEGENIETLYVAQAVDENEQYSYDAATIENEEQVWEAGNSDSNQNQEKENEKDQIFLHEDEDGQLYFKDDSGALQPVYLTEDGHYAIAESNDDHDARESQMKSEQNIRQVEEESFSVPDNELKFHNNKQNSVLSAADIDNEDNTVTISLIISEDEHGQKRTQVIIPTTDNLKCDICNKSFKTSFQLLRHNRLKHAREEDITTRNFPCDLCPKRYPDQNSLARHRKTHTGDRPFQCLECHKNFPTSTALRRHLTLHNSQSRPLPCIYCGRRFVEKASLVKHEQSHLAGDQRTHTCDVCHKSFLHATDLNLHKKYHDPDKKFDCEVCGREFNRLNNLQRHMMVHQQQGANEEILSCDVCGITYKFMSSLTRHMVTTHMNPEKLRQQAEEQRRKRENNYRRYLENRKMYETQQSGGYATKRGYHSARILSGNNDETA